In Archangium violaceum, the following are encoded in one genomic region:
- a CDS encoding DUF2283 domain-containing protein, translating into MGQSDSKKKLGRFELRVSEDAQDVAYLRLPSHPGETCKMSKSIRLAELMGSYTGPDVVFDFDQDGVLVGIEILA; encoded by the coding sequence ATGGGGCAGAGCGATTCAAAGAAGAAGCTCGGGCGCTTCGAGCTGCGAGTCTCCGAAGACGCTCAGGACGTGGCCTATTTGCGCCTCCCGAGTCACCCCGGTGAGACCTGCAAGATGTCGAAGTCGATCAGGCTGGCCGAACTCATGGGTTCCTACACGGGCCCCGATGTGGTGTTCGACTTCGACCAGGATGGAGTCCTGGTCGGAATCGAGATCCTGGCGTGA
- a CDS encoding FHA domain-containing protein, with translation MVELLSLHISRFQRERAEYERALPPALLVFSPMPALAQMPADEDEELHHFRTLTNVSTPMLGVGEPIVFPVTKNQENAFGRGITVGRTGNNDVVLDDGTVSRFHAWFQREPDGRFVLTDAGSKNGSFVGGVRLTPRRPSPVVDGTRLRFGQVEVTFYLASGFTKVLARRLGP, from the coding sequence ATGGTCGAGCTTCTCAGCCTCCACATCAGCCGCTTCCAGCGCGAGCGGGCGGAGTACGAGCGCGCGCTGCCGCCGGCGTTGCTCGTGTTCTCGCCCATGCCGGCGTTGGCGCAGATGCCCGCGGATGAGGACGAGGAGCTCCACCACTTCCGCACGCTCACCAACGTGTCCACCCCGATGCTGGGCGTGGGCGAGCCCATCGTCTTCCCCGTCACCAAGAATCAAGAGAACGCCTTCGGCCGCGGCATCACCGTGGGGCGCACGGGGAACAACGACGTGGTGCTCGACGATGGCACCGTGTCGCGCTTCCACGCCTGGTTCCAGCGCGAGCCCGATGGTCGCTTCGTCCTCACGGACGCGGGCTCGAAGAACGGCTCGTTCGTGGGCGGGGTGAGGTTGACCCCCCGACGCCCGTCCCCGGTGGTGGACGGTACTCGCCTGCGCTTCGGCCAGGTGGAGGTCACCTTCTACCTGGCGAGCGGCTTCACCAAGGTGCTCGCCCGGCGGCTGGGGCCGTGA
- a CDS encoding Stp1/IreP family PP2C-type Ser/Thr phosphatase has product MPLTTEAFGLTDVGRKRQHNEDSMLVDASLGLFIVADGMGGHAAGEVASARATEVVRQHMASNRHLLKDLSTNPSQDSRNAAQALMEVAIQRACADIFRMALSDPSKRGMGTTFVCLAVSGNKGVIGHVGDSRVYLVRHGQCHRLTEDHTLVAAQLKAGTITKDQAATSQYRNVITRAVGIQESVQVDTLIVDLFPGDLFLLCSDGLHGYLDDDEVLPLVQGMAPPELPKKFVDLANERGGKDNITAVVVKVSGEGTMEAETSEAQSRMEALRKIPLFRHLTYKEQTAVLSIATTRTFPAGREIVVEGQPGEELFVVIRGRVVIEKSGVEIAELRPGGHFGEMGLIDNAPRSATVRAVEPTRTMVISRSDLMGLMKRESILAVKMLWSFVQVLSDRLRATNSELSEARQELAVAQAIQPFAEE; this is encoded by the coding sequence GTGCCATTGACCACAGAGGCGTTCGGCCTGACCGACGTAGGCCGGAAGCGGCAGCACAATGAAGACTCGATGCTCGTGGACGCCTCGCTCGGCCTGTTCATCGTGGCCGACGGTATGGGAGGCCATGCGGCCGGAGAGGTGGCCAGCGCCCGAGCGACCGAGGTCGTGCGCCAGCACATGGCCTCCAACCGCCACCTGCTCAAGGACCTGAGCACCAACCCCAGTCAGGACAGCCGCAACGCGGCCCAGGCCCTGATGGAAGTGGCCATCCAGCGCGCCTGCGCGGACATCTTCCGCATGGCCCTGTCCGACCCGAGCAAGCGCGGCATGGGCACCACCTTCGTGTGCCTGGCCGTCAGCGGCAACAAGGGCGTCATCGGCCACGTGGGTGACAGCCGCGTCTACCTGGTGCGCCACGGTCAGTGCCACCGGCTCACCGAGGACCACACCCTGGTGGCCGCCCAGCTCAAGGCCGGCACCATCACCAAGGATCAGGCCGCCACCTCGCAGTACCGCAACGTGATTACGCGCGCCGTGGGTATCCAGGAGTCCGTCCAGGTCGACACCCTTATCGTCGATCTCTTCCCGGGCGACCTCTTCCTGCTGTGCTCGGACGGCCTGCACGGCTATCTGGATGATGACGAGGTGCTCCCGCTCGTCCAGGGCATGGCTCCGCCGGAGCTGCCCAAGAAGTTCGTGGACCTGGCCAACGAGCGCGGCGGCAAGGACAACATCACCGCCGTGGTGGTGAAGGTCTCCGGCGAGGGGACGATGGAGGCGGAGACCTCCGAGGCGCAGAGCCGCATGGAGGCGCTGCGCAAGATTCCGCTCTTCCGCCACCTCACCTACAAGGAGCAGACGGCGGTGCTGTCCATCGCCACCACGCGCACCTTCCCGGCCGGCAGGGAGATCGTCGTGGAGGGCCAGCCGGGCGAGGAGCTCTTCGTGGTCATCCGCGGCCGGGTGGTCATCGAGAAGAGCGGGGTGGAGATCGCCGAGCTGCGGCCCGGCGGGCACTTCGGCGAGATGGGCCTCATCGACAACGCGCCCCGCTCGGCCACCGTGCGGGCGGTCGAGCCCACGCGCACCATGGTCATCTCCCGTTCGGACCTGATGGGCCTGATGAAGCGGGAGTCCATCCTGGCGGTGAAGATGCTCTGGAGCTTCGTCCAGGTGCTGTCGGACCGGCTGAGGGCCACCAACTCGGAGCTGAGCGAGGCCCGGCAGGAGCTGGCGGTGGCGCAGGCCATCCAGCCTTTCGCCGAGGAGTGA
- a CDS encoding carboxypeptidase-like regulatory domain-containing protein — protein MRKWLVIGAASALVVVAVAVLWPRGTPPPLSLSAVDASAARALPEFESVEVSSGAAEGLTLTGRVLDSAGRPVAGAEVFLAASAQKTLTSVRCDECGQALLACEARESGLHALAFFEQARGFLQPKATERTDAQGRFRFERLAGVSFSVWARAEGFGAAMRERAAPGEPVDLYLPPLRSIGGQVVDDAGRPVPGARVHAVSRKVPLQSEAVAGPDGAFTLSGLGEGPFYVLATAAGFLPAVESQVEAGPQPVRLRLEPSRTLEVRVTRNGAPMAATVRLKADHLAREARAESGVARFEGLYPDELVVTAEAGKLGATPRTLTLSERLTQVTLELEEAGTLLVTVVDEAGEPVPSPELVLRSIRGQPLQSQKPSTGELVQFGPVAVGDYVLEGRAKGYKDAQLPAKVKQGETELELELARATMISGQVLDQYDRPAPNVSVLVQPTGDTVLADADGRFTAAVPTPGLYELHAHHSEWGGGQVKVTAPAEGVKLGLEPRAALEVTVMSEGRRVEGADVLLWLDNEGVFRSDSSSGPDGMVPMRGLPEGTYLMVATHRDYLASEPRKVTVVDGQTQKETVSLAPGASIRGEVVDTRGAPVAGASVAVLPRTAEPVTTDAQGHFEVRALKPGRPYLVEARHPGYDQREHQQTTAGGDPVRVVLEARTTFRGRVVAEDGSPVRRYRLDEHDVTSADGRFELALPTAGDRVIVAVEAPGFEPLMVDKPVQPDLGDLVLERAPTVTGLVREEGGGPVADAVVGCDACEESVMTGPDGRFTLPAPSFVAKFTVSARKGRLSASVQASRETTAAVELVLKPATRIHGAVYQPNGAPAAGFQLEGVNADRGEPISIVTGPDGRYSVDVPPGNYRFALGVAREFSGEPALVVRVAGGEQRLDFGPAPGTASLTVQLKPERGKALWVVAGDVGAVGNPPRELMRASYGQLLYQPPGERVTLQGLPPGRYTVVWGHFHMESAEPPVVRAVQLPAAGDLVLDP, from the coding sequence ATGCGCAAATGGCTCGTCATAGGGGCGGCATCCGCCCTGGTCGTCGTGGCGGTGGCGGTGCTGTGGCCTCGGGGCACGCCACCTCCGCTGTCGCTCTCCGCCGTGGATGCGTCCGCGGCGCGTGCTCTCCCCGAGTTCGAGTCGGTGGAGGTGTCCTCCGGCGCGGCCGAGGGTCTCACCCTCACCGGGCGGGTGCTGGATTCCGCCGGCAGGCCCGTGGCGGGGGCGGAGGTCTTCCTCGCCGCGAGCGCGCAGAAGACGCTGACCTCGGTGCGCTGTGACGAGTGCGGGCAGGCCCTGCTGGCCTGCGAGGCGCGGGAGAGCGGCCTGCACGCGCTGGCCTTCTTCGAGCAGGCGCGCGGCTTCCTCCAACCGAAGGCCACCGAGCGCACGGACGCGCAGGGGCGCTTCCGCTTCGAGCGCCTGGCCGGGGTGTCCTTCTCCGTGTGGGCCCGGGCGGAGGGCTTCGGCGCGGCCATGCGCGAGCGCGCGGCCCCGGGTGAGCCGGTGGACCTGTATCTGCCTCCGCTGCGGAGCATCGGCGGGCAGGTGGTGGACGACGCGGGCCGGCCGGTGCCGGGGGCGCGCGTGCACGCGGTGTCGCGCAAGGTGCCGCTGCAATCCGAGGCGGTGGCGGGGCCGGATGGCGCCTTCACCCTGTCCGGGCTGGGCGAGGGGCCCTTCTACGTGCTGGCCACGGCGGCCGGCTTCCTCCCGGCGGTGGAGTCGCAGGTGGAGGCGGGTCCCCAGCCGGTGCGGCTGCGGCTGGAGCCCTCGCGGACGCTGGAGGTGCGCGTCACCCGGAACGGGGCGCCCATGGCGGCCACGGTGCGGCTGAAGGCGGACCACCTCGCGCGGGAGGCTCGCGCCGAGAGCGGAGTGGCGCGCTTCGAGGGCCTGTACCCGGACGAGCTGGTGGTGACGGCCGAGGCCGGGAAGCTGGGGGCCACGCCGCGCACCCTCACGCTGAGCGAGCGCCTCACGCAGGTGACGCTCGAGCTGGAGGAGGCGGGCACGCTGCTCGTCACCGTGGTGGACGAGGCGGGAGAGCCGGTGCCCTCGCCGGAGCTGGTGCTGCGCTCCATCCGGGGCCAGCCCCTGCAGTCGCAGAAGCCCTCCACGGGAGAGCTGGTGCAGTTCGGTCCGGTGGCCGTGGGCGACTACGTGCTGGAGGGCCGCGCGAAGGGCTACAAGGACGCGCAGCTGCCGGCGAAGGTGAAGCAGGGCGAGACGGAGCTGGAGCTGGAGCTGGCGCGCGCCACGATGATCTCCGGGCAGGTGCTGGACCAGTACGACCGGCCCGCGCCCAACGTGTCGGTGCTGGTGCAGCCCACGGGCGACACGGTGCTGGCGGACGCGGACGGCCGCTTCACGGCGGCGGTGCCCACGCCGGGCCTGTACGAGCTGCACGCGCACCACTCCGAGTGGGGTGGCGGGCAGGTGAAGGTGACGGCTCCGGCCGAGGGCGTGAAGCTGGGGCTGGAGCCCCGGGCGGCGCTCGAGGTGACGGTGATGTCGGAGGGGCGCCGGGTGGAGGGCGCGGACGTGTTGTTGTGGCTGGACAACGAGGGCGTCTTCCGCAGCGACAGCTCCTCCGGGCCGGACGGCATGGTGCCCATGCGCGGGCTGCCGGAGGGGACGTACTTGATGGTGGCCACGCACCGGGACTACCTGGCCTCGGAGCCGAGGAAGGTGACGGTGGTGGATGGGCAGACACAGAAGGAGACGGTGTCGCTCGCGCCCGGGGCGTCGATCCGCGGCGAGGTGGTGGACACGCGGGGCGCGCCGGTGGCGGGAGCCTCGGTGGCGGTGCTGCCGCGCACGGCGGAGCCGGTGACGACGGATGCCCAGGGACACTTCGAGGTGCGCGCGCTGAAGCCCGGACGGCCCTACCTGGTGGAGGCACGGCACCCGGGGTACGACCAGCGCGAGCACCAGCAGACCACGGCCGGAGGAGACCCGGTGCGGGTGGTGCTGGAGGCGCGGACCACGTTCCGTGGCCGGGTGGTGGCCGAGGACGGCTCTCCGGTGCGGCGCTACCGGCTGGACGAGCACGACGTGACGAGCGCGGACGGACGCTTCGAGCTGGCGCTGCCCACGGCGGGAGACCGGGTCATCGTGGCGGTGGAGGCGCCGGGCTTCGAGCCACTGATGGTGGACAAGCCGGTGCAGCCGGACCTGGGGGACCTGGTGCTGGAGCGGGCGCCCACGGTGACGGGACTGGTGCGGGAGGAGGGGGGCGGGCCGGTGGCGGACGCGGTGGTGGGGTGTGATGCGTGCGAGGAGTCGGTGATGACGGGGCCGGACGGGCGCTTCACGCTGCCGGCCCCCTCCTTCGTGGCGAAGTTCACCGTGTCGGCACGCAAGGGGAGGCTGAGCGCATCGGTACAGGCCTCGCGCGAGACAACGGCGGCGGTGGAGCTGGTGCTGAAGCCGGCCACGCGGATCCACGGAGCGGTGTACCAGCCGAACGGGGCGCCCGCGGCGGGCTTCCAACTGGAGGGAGTGAACGCGGACCGGGGCGAGCCCATCAGCATCGTCACGGGGCCGGACGGGCGCTACAGCGTGGACGTGCCGCCGGGCAACTACCGCTTCGCGCTGGGCGTGGCGCGCGAGTTCTCCGGGGAGCCGGCGCTGGTGGTGCGGGTGGCGGGAGGGGAGCAGCGGCTGGACTTCGGACCGGCGCCGGGGACGGCCTCGCTGACGGTGCAGCTCAAGCCCGAGCGGGGCAAGGCGCTGTGGGTGGTGGCGGGGGACGTGGGAGCGGTGGGCAACCCGCCGAGGGAGCTGATGCGAGCCAGCTACGGTCAACTCCTCTACCAACCGCCCGGGGAGCGGGTGACGCTGCAGGGATTACCACCAGGGCGCTACACGGTGGTGTGGGGCCACTTCCACATGGAGTCGGCGGAGCCACCGGTGGTGCGCGCGGTCCAACTGCCGGCCGCGGGAGACCTGGTGCTGGATCCGTGA
- the coaBC gene encoding bifunctional phosphopantothenoylcysteine decarboxylase/phosphopantothenate--cysteine ligase CoaBC: MEASALQGRRIIIGVGGGIAAYKACELVRELGRAGAQVRVAMTSAAKEFVTPLTFQALSGHPVLTDYFDPSQEGNFGHLDLARWAELYVVAPATADLLARIRAGMGNDAVTTSLLAFKGPVLLAPAMNVAMWENERTRENVEALIASPRIHVVGPGAGLLACGDVGSGRLAEVRDIVEAAARLFAAGPLAGRRVLITAGPTREYLDPVRFISNPSTGKMGLALAEAARALGARVTVVLGPVGEVDRSGLEVVDVVSAEDMAREVLARVEEVDCFIASAAVSDWKPQTREAQKVKKSEGPETLTLVRTPDVLAEASRRVSGRARRPVLVGFAAETQRVVEYAREKLERKGLDAIVANDVTAPGAGFGVDTNRVTVLTRDGQQRELSGTKREVARTILELVGNLLPK, translated from the coding sequence ATGGAAGCTTCGGCTCTGCAGGGGCGCCGGATAATCATCGGCGTCGGTGGCGGCATCGCGGCGTACAAGGCGTGTGAGCTGGTGCGCGAGCTGGGGCGTGCCGGAGCGCAGGTGCGAGTGGCAATGACCTCGGCGGCGAAGGAGTTCGTCACGCCGCTCACCTTCCAGGCGCTCAGCGGGCACCCGGTGCTGACGGACTACTTCGACCCGTCGCAGGAGGGGAACTTCGGGCACTTGGATCTGGCGCGCTGGGCGGAGCTGTACGTGGTGGCACCGGCGACGGCGGATCTGCTGGCGCGCATCCGTGCGGGGATGGGGAACGACGCGGTGACGACGTCGTTGCTGGCGTTCAAGGGGCCGGTGCTGCTGGCGCCCGCGATGAACGTGGCCATGTGGGAGAACGAGCGGACGCGGGAGAACGTGGAGGCGCTGATCGCCTCACCGCGCATCCACGTGGTGGGCCCTGGAGCGGGGCTGCTCGCATGCGGGGACGTGGGGTCGGGGCGGCTGGCGGAGGTGCGGGACATCGTGGAGGCGGCGGCGAGGCTCTTCGCGGCGGGACCGCTGGCGGGGCGGCGGGTGCTCATCACGGCGGGGCCCACGCGCGAGTACCTGGATCCAGTGCGGTTCATCTCCAACCCGTCGACGGGGAAGATGGGGCTGGCGCTGGCGGAGGCGGCGAGGGCGCTGGGGGCGCGGGTGACGGTGGTGCTGGGCCCGGTGGGCGAAGTGGATCGGAGCGGGCTCGAGGTGGTGGACGTGGTGAGCGCGGAGGACATGGCGCGCGAGGTGCTGGCGAGGGTGGAGGAAGTGGACTGCTTCATCGCATCGGCGGCGGTGAGTGACTGGAAGCCGCAGACACGCGAGGCGCAGAAGGTGAAGAAGTCGGAGGGGCCGGAGACGCTGACGCTGGTGCGTACGCCGGACGTGCTGGCCGAGGCCTCACGCCGGGTGTCAGGGCGGGCGCGACGGCCGGTGCTGGTGGGGTTCGCGGCGGAGACTCAGCGGGTGGTGGAGTACGCGCGCGAGAAGCTGGAGCGCAAGGGACTGGACGCGATCGTGGCCAACGACGTGACGGCCCCGGGAGCGGGCTTCGGCGTGGACACGAACCGGGTGACGGTGCTGACGCGGGACGGCCAACAACGCGAGCTGTCCGGGACGAAGCGGGAGGTGGCTCGCACCATCCTGGAGCTCGTCGGAAATCTCCTCCCGAAGTGA
- a CDS encoding OmpA family protein, translating to MRLRWCVLLLVPLVGCVSQKAFDSKSAEASSLKQQYSTEAERAKALEQKLAESATAAEAAEKERAELESSLAQSDAERRALRKRVDELSALNQELSRSTEKLAAAKEALEKKSTEYENLAKSLKDEIKTGKIELSELKGRMVVKMKDKILFSSGSTKLNKEGQAALEKVAQALKDVEGKLIRVEGHTDNVPVDSKGEFASNWELSTTRALVVVQLLQEQGVPPTMLSALGYGEYQPIASNQTADGRSLNRRIEIVLAPAEQAPSAVVAASVKKAAPAPAPAVKPAAAKKK from the coding sequence ATGCGTCTGCGTTGGTGTGTCCTTCTGCTGGTTCCGTTGGTCGGCTGCGTTTCCCAGAAAGCGTTTGATTCGAAGTCGGCGGAGGCGAGCAGCCTCAAACAGCAGTACAGCACCGAGGCGGAGCGGGCGAAGGCCCTGGAGCAGAAGCTCGCCGAGAGCGCGACCGCCGCCGAAGCCGCGGAGAAGGAGCGGGCGGAGTTGGAGTCCTCGCTCGCCCAAAGTGATGCCGAGCGCCGCGCGCTGCGCAAACGCGTGGACGAGCTGTCGGCGCTCAACCAGGAACTGTCCCGCAGCACCGAGAAGCTCGCCGCGGCCAAGGAGGCGCTCGAGAAGAAGTCCACCGAGTACGAGAACCTCGCCAAGAGCCTCAAGGACGAGATCAAGACCGGGAAGATCGAGCTGTCCGAGCTGAAGGGCCGGATGGTGGTGAAGATGAAGGACAAGATCCTCTTCTCCTCCGGCAGCACGAAGCTCAACAAGGAAGGCCAGGCGGCGCTGGAGAAGGTGGCGCAGGCGCTCAAGGACGTGGAGGGGAAGCTCATCCGCGTCGAGGGCCACACGGACAACGTGCCGGTGGACTCGAAGGGTGAGTTCGCCTCGAACTGGGAGCTGTCCACCACCCGCGCGCTCGTGGTCGTGCAGCTGCTCCAGGAGCAGGGCGTTCCGCCCACGATGCTCTCCGCGCTCGGCTACGGCGAGTACCAGCCCATCGCCTCCAACCAGACGGCGGATGGACGCAGCCTCAACCGGCGCATCGAGATCGTCCTCGCGCCCGCCGAGCAGGCCCCGTCCGCGGTGGTGGCCGCCTCGGTGAAGAAGGCGGCCCCGGCGCCGGCTCCCGCCGTCAAGCCCGCCGCCGCGAAGAAGAAGTAG
- a CDS encoding uracil-DNA glycosylase, which translates to MATVSEAPETSQELSEVLEDLRRHLLWQEEDGGRVLQVDARLAAELRGAGLPRPQALARPPAAKAAQPSPPVPAPQPAPAPRAPSPEPERPMAARPAMPRAAPSPETLLEVPPQSRPFAGALPGVVEGERPTLDQIRRELGDCRRCKLCSGRKNIVFGSGNPRAELVFVGEGPGADEDVQGVPFVGAAGQLLTKMIEAMGYNRDLVYICNVVKCRPPGNRNPEPDEVTACEPFLRAQLQAVRPKAIVALGKFAAQTLLRDTTPITRMRGQWREYEGIKLMPTFHPAYLLRQPAEKKKAWEDLQQVMKFFGKQPGQRG; encoded by the coding sequence ATGGCCACCGTGAGCGAAGCCCCCGAGACCTCGCAGGAGTTGAGCGAAGTGCTGGAGGATCTGCGCCGCCACCTTCTCTGGCAGGAGGAGGACGGTGGGCGGGTACTTCAGGTGGATGCACGTCTGGCCGCCGAGCTGAGAGGCGCGGGACTTCCGCGTCCCCAGGCCCTGGCGCGCCCACCGGCCGCGAAGGCCGCGCAGCCTTCGCCGCCAGTGCCCGCGCCACAGCCAGCCCCGGCCCCCAGAGCCCCGTCTCCGGAGCCCGAGCGCCCCATGGCCGCGCGCCCGGCGATGCCTCGCGCGGCGCCCTCGCCGGAGACGCTGCTCGAGGTTCCCCCTCAGTCGCGTCCGTTCGCGGGCGCGCTGCCGGGGGTGGTGGAAGGCGAGCGGCCGACGCTGGATCAGATCCGCCGCGAGCTGGGGGACTGCCGCCGCTGCAAGCTGTGCAGTGGGCGCAAGAACATCGTCTTCGGCTCGGGCAACCCGCGAGCGGAGCTGGTCTTCGTGGGCGAGGGCCCCGGGGCGGATGAAGACGTGCAGGGAGTGCCCTTCGTGGGCGCGGCGGGCCAGCTGCTGACGAAGATGATCGAGGCGATGGGCTACAACCGCGACCTGGTCTACATCTGCAACGTGGTGAAGTGCCGGCCGCCGGGCAACCGCAATCCCGAGCCGGACGAGGTGACTGCGTGCGAGCCGTTCCTGCGCGCGCAACTCCAGGCGGTGCGGCCCAAGGCGATCGTCGCGCTGGGCAAGTTCGCGGCGCAGACGCTGCTGCGGGACACCACGCCCATCACCCGGATGCGGGGTCAGTGGCGCGAGTACGAGGGCATCAAGCTGATGCCCACCTTCCACCCGGCCTATCTGCTGCGCCAACCGGCGGAGAAGAAGAAGGCGTGGGAGGACCTGCAACAGGTGATGAAGTTCTTCGGCAAGCAACCCGGGCAGCGAGGCTGA
- a CDS encoding alpha/beta hydrolase, whose protein sequence is MKGVLETQEMHSPALESNPLGDPARRQLTVYLPPGYAQGARRYPVVYFLNAFSNSGKSWTNFSAFSVSVPERLDALVAAGTIPPVIGVFPDGWTSLGGSQWVNSDAIGRYRDFLVKDVVGFVDRTYRTLPKPAARAVVGHSSGGYGALVMGRYHPEIFSHLSAQSPDAYFEYCYLPDLPKVAAALLKAGGVEAWYQDFVRRARDTKARGDDFTVINALAMAAAYSPKKGEPLNLELPFDQQTGRLKLDVWNRWLVHDPVRFVPKFVDAFRKLKTVYIDCGTRDEFNLRWGARMIAEDLKPSGTELIHEEFEDGHTGVNYRFERSLAVLGPRLALE, encoded by the coding sequence ATGAAGGGAGTCCTCGAGACGCAGGAGATGCACTCACCGGCGCTGGAGTCCAACCCGTTGGGGGATCCGGCGCGGCGGCAGCTGACGGTGTACCTGCCCCCTGGCTACGCGCAGGGGGCGCGCCGCTACCCGGTGGTGTACTTCCTCAACGCGTTCTCCAACAGTGGCAAGTCGTGGACGAACTTCTCGGCGTTCTCGGTGAGTGTCCCCGAGCGCCTGGACGCGCTCGTCGCGGCGGGCACGATTCCTCCGGTCATCGGCGTGTTCCCGGATGGCTGGACGTCGCTGGGCGGCAGCCAGTGGGTGAACAGCGATGCGATCGGCCGTTACCGGGACTTCCTGGTCAAGGACGTGGTGGGCTTCGTGGACCGCACGTACCGCACGCTGCCCAAGCCGGCGGCGCGTGCGGTGGTGGGGCACAGCTCGGGCGGGTACGGCGCGCTGGTGATGGGCCGCTACCACCCGGAGATCTTCTCGCACCTGAGCGCCCAGTCGCCGGACGCCTACTTCGAGTACTGCTACCTGCCGGATCTCCCCAAGGTGGCCGCGGCGCTGCTCAAGGCGGGGGGGGTGGAGGCGTGGTACCAGGACTTCGTCCGGCGCGCCCGCGACACCAAGGCCCGCGGCGATGACTTCACCGTCATCAACGCGCTGGCCATGGCCGCGGCGTACTCGCCGAAGAAGGGCGAGCCGCTCAACCTGGAGCTGCCCTTCGATCAGCAGACGGGCCGCCTGAAGCTCGATGTGTGGAACCGCTGGCTGGTGCACGATCCGGTGCGCTTCGTGCCCAAGTTCGTGGACGCGTTCCGCAAGCTGAAGACCGTCTACATCGACTGCGGCACCCGCGACGAGTTCAACCTGCGCTGGGGCGCCCGGATGATCGCCGAGGACCTCAAGCCCAGCGGCACCGAGCTCATCCACGAGGAGTTCGAGGACGGGCACACGGGCGTCAACTACCGCTTCGAACGCTCGCTGGCGGTGCTCGGCCCGAGGCTCGCGCTCGAGTAG
- a CDS encoding L-erythro-3,5-diaminohexanoate dehydrogenase: MSIDRYGLSRVVGEKGVLPQRARKLDPSLPCREAELLIDVESLNIDAASFKQIKDEVGAEPARIAARVQEIVRERGKMQNPVTGSGGMLIGRVKEIGPKHPARGELQPGDRIATLVSLSLTPLVIDEVKAVHPSIDRVDIRGSAILFATGLYAKLPSDMPDTLALAALDVAGAPALVARWLRPGMTVGVLGAGKSGALCLAQARRSLKGQGRLLALDISEQALATLKGIDLCDVTLKVDATQAVDVMEAVSRATDGALCDLVINCASVGNTEMASILSAKDGGTVIFFSMATSFTAAALGAEGVGKDVTMVVGSGYVPGHADFTLELLRAEPALRRLFETRYV, encoded by the coding sequence ATGAGTATCGACCGCTACGGACTGTCCCGCGTCGTCGGGGAGAAGGGCGTGCTGCCCCAGCGGGCGCGCAAGTTGGATCCGTCGCTGCCCTGCCGGGAGGCCGAGCTCCTCATCGACGTGGAGAGCCTCAACATCGACGCCGCCTCGTTCAAGCAGATCAAGGACGAGGTGGGCGCGGAGCCGGCGCGCATCGCCGCGCGCGTGCAGGAGATCGTCCGCGAGCGGGGCAAGATGCAGAACCCGGTGACGGGCTCGGGCGGCATGCTCATCGGCCGGGTGAAGGAGATCGGTCCGAAGCACCCGGCGCGCGGCGAGCTCCAGCCGGGCGACCGCATCGCCACGCTGGTGAGCCTCAGCCTGACGCCGCTCGTCATCGACGAGGTGAAGGCCGTGCACCCCTCCATCGACCGGGTGGACATCCGCGGCTCGGCCATCCTCTTCGCCACGGGCCTCTACGCGAAGCTGCCCTCGGACATGCCGGACACGCTGGCGCTGGCGGCGCTCGACGTCGCGGGCGCGCCGGCCCTGGTGGCCCGGTGGTTGCGCCCGGGGATGACGGTGGGGGTGCTGGGGGCGGGCAAGAGCGGGGCGCTGTGCCTGGCGCAGGCGCGGCGCAGCCTGAAGGGTCAAGGCCGGCTGCTCGCACTCGACATCTCCGAGCAGGCGCTCGCCACCTTGAAGGGCATCGACCTGTGCGATGTGACCCTGAAGGTGGACGCGACCCAGGCCGTGGACGTGATGGAGGCCGTGTCGCGGGCGACGGATGGGGCGTTGTGTGATCTGGTGATCAATTGCGCCTCGGTGGGCAACACGGAGATGGCGTCCATCCTCAGCGCGAAGGACGGGGGAACGGTCATCTTCTTCTCCATGGCGACGAGCTTCACCGCCGCGGCGCTGGGCGCCGAGGGCGTGGGCAAGGACGTCACCATGGTGGTGGGCAGCGGTTACGTGCCGGGGCACGCGGACTTCACCCTGGAGCTGCTGCGCGCGGAGCCGGCCCTGCGCCGCCTCTTCGAAACGCGTTACGTATAG